The sequence CGGCCTTCGGGGCCCGTGTCCACGCGGGCGGCCAGGGCGTCGGGGCCGCCGTAGGGGTCGGGGCCGAAGGCGGTTTCGAAGTCGGTGAAGTACTCGCGGGTGAAGGGGGTGCGTTTGCCGAACTGGGGCATGTTGGCGCGCAGGTCGTACACCCAGACTTCTTTGGTGTTGCCTTTGTCGCTGGTGCCGCGCGTGAAGAACAGGACGTTGGTTTTGACGCCCTGCGCGTAGAAGATCCCGGTGGGGAGGCGCAGGATGGTGTGCAGGGTGCATTTGTCCATCAGGTCCGCGCGGATCTGTTTGCCGATGCCGCTTTCGAACAGGACGTTGTCGGGGAGGATGACGGCGGCGCGGCCGTAGGTTTTCAGGGCGCGGTAGATGTGTTGCAGGAACGCGAATTGTTTGTTGCTGGTGACGAAAGTCAGGTCGTCGCGGGTGGGGGTGCCGCCGCCCTTTTTGGTGCCGAACGGGGGGTTGCTGAGGATCAGGGTGGCTTTGGGGAGTTTCTGGTGGTCGCTGCTCAGGGTGTCGCCCAGGCGGATGCCGCTGCGTTCGGGGTCGTTGGCGAGGCCGTGCAGCATGAGGTTCATCAGCGCGAGGCGTTGCGTGTCGGGGACGAGTTCCATGCCGTGGAAGGCGTTCTCGTAGTACGCCCGTTGTTTGGTTTCGGGCCAGGAGTATTCGTCTTCGTGGGTGGTGATGTGGTGGTGTGCGGCGATCAGGAAGCCGCCGGTGCCTGCGGCGGGGTCCTGGATGATGTCGTCGCTGGTGGGTTGCATGACGGTGACGATGCTGTCGATCAGTGGGCGGGGCGTGAAGTACTGCCCGGCCCCTGATTTCTTCTCGTTGGCGTTCTTGGCGAGCAGCCCTTCGTACAGGTCGCCCAGCCCTTCTTCCTTCGCGGAGTACCAGTCGAGCGCGTCGATGTCCGTGACGAGTTTGCTGAGGGTGGCGGGTTTGCGGATGAAGGAGCTGGCGTCGGCGTAGATCATCCGCACGAGGGGCGCG comes from Deinococcus radiotolerans and encodes:
- a CDS encoding class I SAM-dependent DNA methyltransferase translates to MTRTVDIVQKLWNLCNDLRDDGVTFHQYVTELTYLLFLKMAKETGQEEGRDGGINIPPQNRWDTLKAASAPDRLDHYRQTLLDLGKSPAPLVRMIYADASSFIRKPATLSKLVTDIDALDWYSAKEEGLGDLYEGLLAKNANEKKSGAGQYFTPRPLIDSIVTVMQPTSDDIIQDPAAGTGGFLIAAHHHITTHEDEYSWPETKQRAYYENAFHGMELVPDTQRLALMNLMLHGLANDPERSGIRLGDTLSSDHQKLPKATLILSNPPFGTKKGGGTPTRDDLTFVTSNKQFAFLQHIYRALKTYGRAAVILPDNVLFESGIGKQIRADLMDKCTLHTILRLPTGIFYAQGVKTNVLFFTRGTSDKGNTKEVWVYDLRANMPQFGKRTPFTREYFTDFETAFGPDPYGGPDALAARVDTGPEGRFRRFTREQIAERGNSLDISWLKDDSAEQGDLPEPAQLAEETLTELAGAMEELRAILLELGEDEKLLEEAGVLA